ACGGTTTCGTCATCCTTACTTCCGGCAGTTTCTACAGCACCTTTAAGTGCTACTTCCCATTTATCATCCAGAAACTGATCATAACGTAATACCGCAGATTTGTATACCACATTTTTAGCCAGCTGACGCTGATCACCTGTCCGGGCATAGAAATCATTGATAGCTCTGGATCCAATAAGTGCATGATCCGCACCCATATGAGAGTATTGCAGATCCAGATAGATCATCTGTTTATCAGTCTTGTATTTATTGGCAAGTGAAACAGCCTGAGTAGCTCTTCCTTCTGCAAACTGTGCCAGATTATAAGACCATTTGGTCTGAAAACGCTTATCGGCAAATGAACCTACCCAGGTAAAATACCCGCCTACAGGTGCTTTAGCCCGTTTCAGGTCTCCCATTACAAAACCATTATTGGCCAGATGGGTATCAAAAGTATTGTTGACTGTATTGTATAATTGTATATGAAAACTGTGGTCCGGATTTACATTATAGGCAAGTTTACCTCCGACCACAAACAGATTTAATATACGGTCTACATAGTCGGTAAACATAAATTCGTAGATGGGATTGTTTTCAAATTCGTAGGAGCCTACCATAGCACTCTGTTTTCCAAGTGTCACAGACCAGTCTCTTTTTTTACCGAATTTGTATTCTATGGCTGCAAAATCCAACGCCTGAGAAGAATTGTCCAGACCTAAAGGCGAAAAGGATCTGTTGAGCCGGAATCTTACTTTATAAGACAGGCGATCATTATAGTCTCCATGCAGCAAAAGACGGACTTCTTCCAGATTAAAGCGGCTCAGGGCCTCTTCTTTTCCCAGATTATCGGCATCAAAAGCCGTCCGTAGCAGGACATCAAACTTGAAAAGCTGTGCACGATCGGGCTCTGCATTTTGCAAAGAATCGTCTTTACTTACCACCTGACCAGAGGGATTTAACAAAGAACTACGATTTTGCTGTGCGCAAACCACATGAATTAACCCGGTAAGAAGAACTGTAAATGTTATACGTTTCATAAATGAAGTGAGATACCTTGATTTTAACAAGGATACCTCTACCGATTTAGAAACTCATAAGAATGAGATTAGAATAGTCTTAGAATATTTTATTCCCGGGTAATACCACACGCACATGTGTCCCTTCTCCTTCTTTGGAATGGAGTATCAGGTCTCCGTCATGAAGATCAATAATATTTTTGGCAAGCAGCAATCCCAATCCTGTACCATGTATATTCTGTACATTGGATGCTCTGTAAAAGGAATCATACACAAATTTCTGTTCCTGATCCGGGATACCTATTCCCTGATCCTGAATATTGATGACCACATTGTTTCTGACAGAACTTAAGGATATGCGGACATCGAGATCCTTGCCGTATTTACAGGCATTGGATACAATATTACTAAGCGCAATAAACAACAGATTGGCATTGCCATATACTTCCATGAGCGAACTGTCCTCCGGCATAGCTTCAAAATCCAGGTGAATGGACTGATAATCTTCCGCCTGTCTTTCGGAACTGATCACTTTGAACAACACTTCATCCATACGCACAGTATGGTAATCCTTCTTGCTGTCTTCCAAACCGGATCGTGCTATCATCAGCAGATTGTTAATCATACCGATAATACTGTCTGTCTCTGCAATTATATTTTTCAAAGACTTTACCGATTCATCACCCAGACTCTTGTCACGCAAAGTAAGTTCAGCCTCCCCTTTTATAATAGTAAGCGGTGTCCGAAAAGAATGAGAAGCATTGGCAATAAAACTTTTCTGGGACTTGACAGATAACTCCAGACGACTGATCATATCGTTAAAGCTATCGACAAGCATGGAGACCTCATCATTGACCTGATTGGGTTTGTCAAGTCTGAGATTTAGGTTAGAAATACTGATTTTATCAATTTCTTTATTAATCGTAGCAATAGGTTTAATAATATGCCGGGCAAAGAGATAGGAAATAAGAGCTACAATCACAATGCTGAACAAACCTGCATTTATCAGTGTCCTGTCCAGACTGACCTGCTCTCCCAGACCGTAATCATCGCGTCCTGAGGAAACAATAATAAGGTCTTTCTCAGCAGGCGGCCCATGAAAATAGAGTGCAAAATATGCAGTATCTTTATCCATATACTGCGCCTGTCCGGAGGAAATTACTTCCTTATAAAAATCAGCAGGCACGGGCAGATCAGGCTTGGAATAGATTTGTTTTTCACCTTTATCTATCCGTATGATGTAATCTTTTCCTTCTGTCAGCTGACGAAGATAAGGGCGCATCACCTCATAGTATAACTCATTTATGTGTTCGGCTTTTTCAATGGTATGCTTTCCCACAATTTTGGCATTCTCTTCCAGCCGGTGGAAAAATTTGGTCTGTAAACTATCACGTGTGAAATAAGAAATATAGAGCGCAAACCCAATAATGAGCGTCCAGCAGATCAGGTTAAAAAGAAGGATTATTTTAGTTCTTAATCTCATCAATATCTCTTAAGACATAGCCCATACCTACAACTGTGTGTAACAACTTCTTGTTATATCCTTTGTCGATTTTATTACGCAGGTAATTGATATACACGTCCACTACATTGGTACTGAGATTGAAATCCATCCCCCATACACCTTCCAGGATATCTATTCTGGATACTACCCGCTTTTGGTTTTTCATAAGGAACTCTAGCAGGCGGAATTCGGTAGCAGTAAGAGCGATATCCGCATCCTGACGTTTTGCGATCTTGCTGCTGTAATCCAGAGTAAGATCTGCAAATTGTAAGTTGGTATTTTCTTCGACTATTCCTGTATGACTTATTTTTCTGGAGAATCTACTGACACGGGCTTTTAGTTCTTCCATATTGAAAGGTTTCGTCAGGTAGTCATCTGCATCACTTTTGAATCCGTCTACTATATCTTCGGGCTGATCAAGAGCAGAAAGGATAAGAATAGGAACATTTTTCTTTTGCTGGCGGATATTACGGCAGACTTTTAATCCGTCCATCCCCGGAAGCATAACATCAAGAATAATCAAGTCATAACTGCCCGAAACAGCCATCTCCAGTCCCGTAAGACCGTTGAGCGCTACTGAAATATTGAAATTCAATTCGGATAATCCCCGACGAATTAGCGAAACTACAGCGCTGTCATCCTCTACCAATAATATTTCCAAATCTTCTTAATTAAAATGAAAGCCCAGAGTATAAACAGTTATGTGTGCTATGCAGTAATGAACAACTTGTTTACAAAATGTTGTCGCAGGATTCTCCGGGTGAAAAATTTCCCTAACCACAAATATTGTAATTTAATTTTACTAATCAGTTTACACTGAAACAATTTTTCATTCAATATGACGCGATAATGATCAAAAACAGATAAATATACGTTGTAATTAAGCCGGAAATATCCCGTTCAATTTTTACTGCTTTCTGAGAACAAACTTATATGTATGTGCAATCCTGTCATCTGACAGATCCCATTGAGAAATCTCACTTTCAACATACTCAGGGTATTTTTTATGGATATCCCGTAAAGAATTTCCAACCGATTTACGAAGATATTCACTGTCACTTGCATTGTGCAGACTAATCAATCGGATTGCTTCTTGTGGATGCTCTTTAAAGTAAGGACGACTTGTCCAGATTCTTAATCCCTCTGTAACTGCCCTGCAAATATTCGGGTGCTTTTCGCCTAACCATTGTTTGATTTCGGGTAATGAATGTTCATAACCGTTGTCCCGGCAAAACTGATCAAAGGCCTTTGCGATGATCTCCTGTACCTGCCAGCTCTCATCGTTACGGGCACATTCCTTTAGCACAGAAAGAACCGCCTTATCTTCCGAAGCAATAAATCCGAGGATAAAGATTCCTACCGAACGGACCTGACAAAAATCATGATGCAAAAGTTCGAGAGCTGTATTTTTAGAATCCTCTAAGGAGTAAGACCGAAATATCCTGGAAGCCTCGTCTTCAAAGGGTTTAAATCCATGTTCTGTTTTTATTATTCTTTGTATAAAGTCAAACTCTTGCATCTTTGTCCTCCTTTTACTATTGGAAAATTATAAAAAAAACGGAGCCAGCTACACCGTTATTCTACTCTGGCAGGTTAATTAAAATTTAGCGTATGGAACAGTTTATGACTCACAGTTGATCCGGGTATTTTATTAACTGACCTGTCCGTTTGTCCGTTGGCATCTGGGCCTCCCGGCTCCGCAGCTCATCCGATAGCAGCTTACTCAATTCAATGGTTTTGGATCTCATTTTTAAGTTCAGATCGTTTTTTTCGCCTATATCTTCCGTTATATTATAGAGTTCCAGTTTCCCTCGTTTCATATCATAGAGAAGTTTATAATCCCCTTTCCGGATGGCAGAGAAAAAATTGATTCCGGGTCCGTCTATATTGATCCATTTATTAGGCACATGCCAGATCAGGCTTCTGCTGTTCCACGAATCATCAGCCTTTCCTTCCAGCAAAGCGCATACACTATGTCCGTCGATCTGTTTTTGTTCCATATTGCTGTTCCGAACGCCTGCGATCTCCAGTATTGTCGGAAACAGATCTTCCATAATAACGGGTGTATCTTCCACTTTCGGTTTACGGCTCTTTACATTTTTGATCAGCAAGGGTACTCTGATACCACCTTCATAAACAGATCCTTTCCCTGCACGTAAAGGTAGATTCTGAGTATGCATTTCACCCGAACGTGCGGGAGTAAGACTTAATCCTCCATTATCACTGACAAATAAGATGACAGTATTATCATAGGCATCATGATCCTTTAAATACCGGACAATATCACCAATACTCTTATCGTATCCTTCTATCA
The Sphingobacterium spiritivorum genome window above contains:
- a CDS encoding porin, which translates into the protein MKRITFTVLLTGLIHVVCAQQNRSSLLNPSGQVVSKDDSLQNAEPDRAQLFKFDVLLRTAFDADNLGKEEALSRFNLEEVRLLLHGDYNDRLSYKVRFRLNRSFSPLGLDNSSQALDFAAIEYKFGKKRDWSVTLGKQSAMVGSYEFENNPIYEFMFTDYVDRILNLFVVGGKLAYNVNPDHSFHIQLYNTVNNTFDTHLANNGFVMGDLKRAKAPVGGYFTWVGSFADKRFQTKWSYNLAQFAEGRATQAVSLANKYKTDKQMIYLDLQYSHMGADHALIGSRAINDFYARTGDQRQLAKNVVYKSAVLRYDQFLDDKWEVALKGAVETAGSKDDETVGNNFRTNYTYFAALQHKPFKKQDLRFYVGYVGNSVRYADRMAMDKTQFNRLTVGGYFTIPVY
- a CDS encoding sensor histidine kinase; this translates as MRLRTKIILLFNLICWTLIIGFALYISYFTRDSLQTKFFHRLEENAKIVGKHTIEKAEHINELYYEVMRPYLRQLTEGKDYIIRIDKGEKQIYSKPDLPVPADFYKEVISSGQAQYMDKDTAYFALYFHGPPAEKDLIIVSSGRDDYGLGEQVSLDRTLINAGLFSIVIVALISYLFARHIIKPIATINKEIDKISISNLNLRLDKPNQVNDEVSMLVDSFNDMISRLELSVKSQKSFIANASHSFRTPLTIIKGEAELTLRDKSLGDESVKSLKNIIAETDSIIGMINNLLMIARSGLEDSKKDYHTVRMDEVLFKVISSERQAEDYQSIHLDFEAMPEDSSLMEVYGNANLLFIALSNIVSNACKYGKDLDVRISLSSVRNNVVINIQDQGIGIPDQEQKFVYDSFYRASNVQNIHGTGLGLLLAKNIIDLHDGDLILHSKEGEGTHVRVVLPGNKIF
- a CDS encoding response regulator transcription factor; its protein translation is MEILLVEDDSAVVSLIRRGLSELNFNISVALNGLTGLEMAVSGSYDLIILDVMLPGMDGLKVCRNIRQQKKNVPILILSALDQPEDIVDGFKSDADDYLTKPFNMEELKARVSRFSRKISHTGIVEENTNLQFADLTLDYSSKIAKRQDADIALTATEFRLLEFLMKNQKRVVSRIDILEGVWGMDFNLSTNVVDVYINYLRNKIDKGYNKKLLHTVVGMGYVLRDIDEIKN
- a CDS encoding DNA alkylation repair protein → MQEFDFIQRIIKTEHGFKPFEDEASRIFRSYSLEDSKNTALELLHHDFCQVRSVGIFILGFIASEDKAVLSVLKECARNDESWQVQEIIAKAFDQFCRDNGYEHSLPEIKQWLGEKHPNICRAVTEGLRIWTSRPYFKEHPQEAIRLISLHNASDSEYLRKSVGNSLRDIHKKYPEYVESEISQWDLSDDRIAHTYKFVLRKQ